From Halorussus lipolyticus:
ACAAGACCGGACGCGGCCGAATCCGGGTTCGCGCCGAGTACGAAATCGAGGAGCGCGAGAAGGGTTCGGACCGCATCATCATCACGGAACTGCCCTTCCAGACCAACAAGGCCCGGATGGTCGAGAAGATTGCGAACGCGGTCAACGACGGCTCTATCGAGGGGATTCGGGACCTGCGCGACGAGTCCGACCGCGACGGCATTCGCATCGTCGTGGAACTGAAGCAGAACGCGATGGCCGAGGTCGTCAAAAATCAGCTTCTGGAGAGTTTCTTGGAGAAGACTTTCGGCGTCATCAACCTCGCGCTGGTTGACGGCCAACCGCGGGTCCTCTCGCTGAAGGAGACGCTGGCCCACTACCTCGACCACCGGAAAGAGGTCGTCCGGCGCCGGAGCGAGTACGAACTCCGAGAGAAGCAGGACCGCGCCCACATCCTCGAAGGCCGGTTGACGGCGCTCGAACACGCCGACGACGTGGTGGACATCATCCGAGACGCCGAGGACCGCGACGACGCCAAGGCCGACTTGCGGGAAGCCTACGACTTCTCGGGCGACCAAGTGGACCACATCGTCCGGATGCAGTTGGGGAGTCTGACCTCGATGGAGTCCGCGGAAATCGAAGACGAGTACGAGGAGGTCCAAGCCCGAATCGAGCGTCTGAACGAGATTCTGGACTCCGAGTCGGAACTGCTGGCGGTCATCGAGGAGGAACTCCTCGAAATCAAGGACGAGTACGCCGACGAGCGCCGGACCTCGTTCATCGAGAACACCGACGAGGTGACGCGCGAGGACCTGATTCCCGAGGAGGACGTGGTGGTCGTCGTCACCGAGCAGGACTACGTGAAACGCATGCCGGTGGCCCAGTTCGACGCCCAGAACCGCGGCGGCAAGGGCATCATCGGCGGCGACATCAAGGAGGGCGACAGGGTGTCGAAGGTGTTCCGCGCGAACACTCACGACTATCTCCTCTGTTTCACCAACCAAGGGCAGGTCTACCGCCTGAAGACCTACGAGATTCCCGAGATGTCCCGGACGGCGCGGGGCAAGTCGGCAATCAACCTGCTGGAGTTGGACGACGGCGAGGAGATTACCGCGGTGGTCAACACCGACGACTTCGAGGACGACGAGTCGCTGAGTATGGTCACGCGAGACGGGTACGTCAAGCGGACCTCTGCGTCGGAGTTCGACAACATCCTCTCGACCGGTATCATCGCCGCGAAGTTGGAGGACGGTGACGAACTCGTGGACGTGAAAGTCACCGACGGGTCGGCGGACCTGCTGGTCGCCACCCGCGAGGGCATGTCGATTCGGTTCGACGAGGACGAGGCCCGCGAGATGGGCCGCAACGCTCGGGGCGTCCGGGGTATCCGACTCGAAGGTGACGACCAAGTGGCCGGGATGGTTGCGGTCGGCGCGGAGACCGACCGCGACCTGCTGACCGTGACCGAGTGCGGATACGGCAAGCGGACCGCTCTCACGGAGTACCGCAAGCAGTCGCGTAACGGCAAGGGTCTGGTGGACATCAAGACCGGCGACCGGAACGGCGACGTCACGTCGGTCAAGTCGGTCGGTCCCGCCGACCACCTCGTCATCATGAGCGAGGGCGGCCAAATCATGCGCATCCGGGCCGAGGACATCTCGCAGGTCGGCCGGAACACGATGGGCGTGAAAGTGATGGAAGTCGAAGACGGCGACAGCGTGGCCAGCGTGGACGTGCTACCCGCCGAGACGCCAGACGGGAGCGCAGAGGCGGTGGACAGCGTTGAAGACGTAGAGAGCGCAGAAGACGTAGCGAACGCCGAGAGCGGCGAGTAGCTACCGCACGATTTCTGCGATTCCGTGAAGGTCTCGGACCTCGTAGGTCGGTTCGACCGAGAGCGACACGTCCTCGCAGTGGTCGCGCCGGATGAAGACCGAATCGAGGTCAGCGCGGTGGGCCGCCTCCACGTCGCTCTCGCTGTCGCCGACGAACAGCGCCGACTCCGCCCCGAGGTCCGCCAGCGCCAGTTCGAGGAAGTGCGGGTCGGGTTTCTTCTTGTCCAGACTCTCGACGCCCATCTGGCGGCCGTAGTAGGTGTCGAAGTGGTCCGCGAACTCGCAAAAGTCCAGCAGGAACTCGATGGTCGCGTGCTGGTTGGAACTCACGATGCCGAAGTCGTGGGGCAAGTCGGTGACGGCAGACACGTCGTCGTAGCGCGCTCGGTCGCCGTCCCGGAACTCCTCGCGCTGGGCCGCCGAGGCGTGGCGGTCCCGCGCCGACCAGAACTCGTGGGGGTCGAGGTCGTAGGGGTCGCAGACCGCCTGTAGGCTTTCGGGGGTTACTCCTCGGAGAACGTCGGCGACGTGGGCCTCCTCGGGGTCCTCGACGCCCACCGCGCGGAAGGCGTCCTCGGCCGCCCGGCGCAGGGTCTCGTCCGAGGGGGGTTCGACCAGCACGCCGTCGTTGTCGAACAGAATCGCGTCGTAGTCGGTCATCCCTCTCTCAGGGCGCGCCGGGCGGACTTGGGAGTGTCGGTTTTCCGTGGGGTTCCGCGTCGGTTGGTGCTTCCGGCGTTGGTCTCGTACTCCGCCTAAAGACAATTATTTATTTCTTTAACAATTATTTATGTTTCTTTAGTGAATGTATGTGTTTGCACACACTCGATGCCGGTCTTGGCCCTGAACCGCGCTCGTACCCCCGGAACGAGGCGACACTCCGCCCAAGCACACGGACGAACGAGCGGCCAGTCGTCACCTGCGACTACCCAACTGACCAACCGCCGAAAATCAGCATACGGCGCTCTGCGCCGTTTCACCGCGAGCGAGGCCGGCTGTCGGCGGCCTCGCTCGCAATAAAAAGGTCGTTCTACAGGATACGCTTCCCGAGTCCACTGGCGGCCAGTTCGGTAGCGAGTTCCGCCGTCTCGTTGTGTTCGTCCAGAATCGCGTTGACCTCCACGACTTCGAGGGTCCGCAGAACGTCGTCGGCCTCGTCGCGCTCGGCCACTTTTTCGAGGGCAGTGTGGGCCTCCCGATAGTTGACGCCGCCCCGGACCGGCGTCCCGACGCCGGGTGCCTCCTTCGGGTCGAGCCAGTCCATGTCGAGGCTGACGTGGATACCGTCGGTGCCGTCGGTGGCCACGTCGAGGGCGTCCTCCACGACCGGAGTGACGCCGCGCTCGTCGATGTCCG
This genomic window contains:
- the gyrA gene encoding DNA gyrase subunit A, which translates into the protein MSSDVPEPTDVDAARVETARIEDEMEQSYIDYAMSVIAGRALPDVRDGLKPVHRRILYAMHEEGVTSGSGHRKSSSIVGETMGNFHPHGDSAIYDSLVRMAQDFSMRYPLVDGQGNFGSVDGDPAAAMRYTEARMAPIAEELLADIEMDTVDFSANYDDRLTEPDVLPSAFPNLLVNGSSGIAVGMSTNIPPHNLGEVIDATVELIENPDATVEDLMEHVKGPDFPTGANIVGKNAVHAAYKTGRGRIRVRAEYEIEEREKGSDRIIITELPFQTNKARMVEKIANAVNDGSIEGIRDLRDESDRDGIRIVVELKQNAMAEVVKNQLLESFLEKTFGVINLALVDGQPRVLSLKETLAHYLDHRKEVVRRRSEYELREKQDRAHILEGRLTALEHADDVVDIIRDAEDRDDAKADLREAYDFSGDQVDHIVRMQLGSLTSMESAEIEDEYEEVQARIERLNEILDSESELLAVIEEELLEIKDEYADERRTSFIENTDEVTREDLIPEEDVVVVVTEQDYVKRMPVAQFDAQNRGGKGIIGGDIKEGDRVSKVFRANTHDYLLCFTNQGQVYRLKTYEIPEMSRTARGKSAINLLELDDGEEITAVVNTDDFEDDESLSMVTRDGYVKRTSASEFDNILSTGIIAAKLEDGDELVDVKVTDGSADLLVATREGMSIRFDEDEAREMGRNARGVRGIRLEGDDQVAGMVAVGAETDRDLLTVTECGYGKRTALTEYRKQSRNGKGLVDIKTGDRNGDVTSVKSVGPADHLVIMSEGGQIMRIRAEDISQVGRNTMGVKVMEVEDGDSVASVDVLPAETPDGSAEAVDSVEDVESAEDVANAESGE
- a CDS encoding HAD family hydrolase codes for the protein MTDYDAILFDNDGVLVEPPSDETLRRAAEDAFRAVGVEDPEEAHVADVLRGVTPESLQAVCDPYDLDPHEFWSARDRHASAAQREEFRDGDRARYDDVSAVTDLPHDFGIVSSNQHATIEFLLDFCEFADHFDTYYGRQMGVESLDKKKPDPHFLELALADLGAESALFVGDSESDVEAAHRADLDSVFIRRDHCEDVSLSVEPTYEVRDLHGIAEIVR